Below is a genomic region from Candidatus Baltobacteraceae bacterium.
CCCCGAGCGGTCGTGAAATGGTCCCAAAACCCCGTATTTTGTTGGGGTTTCTTATTTAAAAGCAAAACCGCGGAGGGAAAGGCCCTGGAATGGTGCCGGCTAGCTGGATACGCGAATGCGAATCGACCGCTAGGCGCGTAGGCCTACGGGCAAAGGTTAGCTCGTTGCGCGTCCACTTTTCCTAGAGCGGGCGATGCTCGTGAGATCACAGGGCTCACCGTGTCCAACAATGGCTAAAATTCGGTTGTGCTGGTGAAGGTGAAGCTGTCGATTTTTGCGGCAGGGACGACGAGTGCGTAGCTGTACTGTCCGGTGCGCCGCGGTTCGTTCGAGAACTCGACGCTACCGAGCGCGTTCACGATGCTCTGATTGAAGCGCAGGTTGCGCACGCCGCCGGTGATCTTGCCGCCTTCGATCAGAAAGGTGCCGTCGCGGGTCATGCCGGTGACGATGGCGCGCTTTTGATCGACCGTGCGGATGTACCAAAAACGCGAGATCAGCAGGCCCCGTTTCGTGTTTGCGATCAGCTCGGCGGTGCTGCGCTCGCCGGGTGCGATCACGATGTTCAGCGGTTGCGGTCCCCATGAGTTGGGCGCCGGCAGCGCGTGCCCGGTGTTCGCGCGATTCAGTTTTTGCGCGTAATAGCTATCGGTCACGACGTTACGCACGACGCCCGCTTCGACCAGTGTCACACGCGACTTCGGTTGGCCTTCGTAATCGAAGGGCATCGAGGGCGCGAGCGGATTCGCGTAGTCGTCGTAGACGGAAACGGTTTGATCGAAATAGGAACGATCGAGTCCGTCCGAGCAGAACGAGGATCCGTCGCTGAAACTCTGCGCCGAGAAGTGCGCGGCCAGGTAGGTGAAGAGCTCGCCCAGCGCCGGCGGCTGCAGAATCACCGTCCAGTTCCCGGGTTCGACTTCGCGGGGTGCAGCGCTGCTGCGGGCGAGTTCGACCGCGCGTTCGCCGAGCGCGTTGCCGTCGAGTTCACGCACGTCGGTCACATAGTGCTCGGCGAAGCCGGTGGAATCGGGCGCGGTGGCTTTGGCGTTGACCTGCGCGTCGGTTCCGTCGAAGGATGCCAGCGCCCCCGACGAGTTCGCGATCGTCACGCCGCTGCTCGC
It encodes:
- a CDS encoding TldD/PmbA family protein, whose translation is MTAREREALARRAVERSRADQTEVLVSSADTALTRFTRGISNQNVAADDVTVSVRAIVDGRTGVASSDDSAAASIDALVARACEMASFAPRDEMRGPLPAGGPSEAPPNCYIEATADAEPDARAAVCDAIMRRAEGAGYWCAGYASTASSGVTIANSSGALASFDGTDAQVNAKATAPDSTGFAEHYVTDVRELDGNALGERAVELARSSAAPREVEPGNWTVILQPPALGELFTYLAAHFSAQSFSDGSSFCSDGLDRSYFDQTVSVYDDYANPLAPSMPFDYEGQPKSRVTLVEAGVVRNVVTDSYYAQKLNRANTGHALPAPNSWGPQPLNIVIAPGERSTAELIANTKRGLLISRFWYIRTVDQKRAIVTGMTRDGTFLIEGGKITGGVRNLRFNQSIVNALGSVEFSNEPRRTGQYSYALVVPAAKIDSFTFTSTTEF